One part of the Carboxydocella sporoproducens DSM 16521 genome encodes these proteins:
- a CDS encoding NapC/NirT family cytochrome c, with amino-acid sequence MQNKRLLLIVLFSLVGIVIFTGGAVYYTGQTDFCNNCHIMDKYYDSWKLSTHQQVHCYDCHTDPGAIGLAKAKINGLRELTVTVMQLDANPREDVPSARCQVCHDKWPQQLKKLPGISFDHQTHMQKAKLDCATCHAKLVHGQPKPLKMKDCLECHKSKGQGKAPVDNCSQCHQDRKQLKPETHTQQTWAVEHGRAYLANQKACLDCHQKGVENQLCAQCHRVTMPHPQGWLAQHTTQVKQTGNAADCLKCHEATVTAGTKKAVSCQSCHGLTMPHPQNWQQTHGQGLKTTQTCALCHSSQNPVNPGASWAKPDFCSSCHQKTNPHPGNWLPVQHAQASRATGANCTLCHQGSAQPINNRFCNSCHQKTNPHDQSWIGTHGGVAFSRLNDCRTCHNLQSYCAKCHD; translated from the coding sequence ATGCAAAATAAGCGGTTGCTATTGATTGTTCTCTTTTCGCTGGTAGGTATAGTGATCTTTACAGGCGGTGCGGTTTATTATACCGGGCAGACTGATTTCTGCAACAATTGTCATATCATGGATAAATACTATGATTCATGGAAGCTATCCACGCACCAGCAGGTGCATTGTTATGACTGTCATACCGACCCGGGCGCAATTGGGCTAGCTAAGGCCAAGATCAATGGTCTCAGGGAACTGACGGTAACAGTGATGCAATTAGACGCCAATCCCCGGGAAGATGTACCTTCAGCCCGCTGCCAGGTCTGTCACGATAAATGGCCACAGCAGTTGAAAAAACTGCCTGGTATCAGTTTCGACCATCAGACCCATATGCAAAAGGCAAAGCTTGATTGCGCCACCTGTCATGCCAAACTGGTACATGGACAGCCCAAGCCGCTGAAAATGAAAGATTGTCTGGAGTGTCATAAGTCCAAAGGTCAGGGCAAAGCGCCGGTGGATAACTGCAGTCAGTGCCACCAGGATAGGAAACAACTGAAACCGGAGACTCACACTCAGCAGACCTGGGCAGTTGAACACGGCAGAGCCTACCTGGCCAATCAGAAGGCCTGTCTGGACTGTCACCAGAAAGGTGTAGAAAATCAACTCTGCGCTCAGTGTCACCGGGTAACAATGCCCCACCCTCAGGGCTGGCTGGCCCAGCATACTACTCAGGTTAAACAGACCGGCAATGCTGCCGATTGTCTCAAATGCCATGAGGCCACCGTCACAGCCGGAACCAAAAAAGCTGTTTCCTGTCAGAGCTGTCATGGTTTGACCATGCCTCATCCTCAGAACTGGCAGCAAACTCATGGCCAGGGGTTGAAAACGACCCAGACGTGTGCTCTCTGCCATTCTTCGCAAAACCCGGTTAACCCGGGTGCCAGCTGGGCCAAACCGGACTTTTGCAGTAGCTGTCACCAGAAAACCAATCCCCATCCAGGTAACTGGCTACCAGTCCAGCATGCCCAGGCCAGTCGGGCTACAGGTGCTAACTGTACCCTTTGTCACCAGGGCTCAGCTCAACCCATCAATAACCGTTTCTGTAACAGCTGTCATCAGAAAACCAATCCTCATGACCAGAGCTGGATAGGGACCCATGGTGGGGTTGCATTCAGTCGACTGAATGATTGCCGCACCTGCCATAATCTCCAGTCTTATTGTGCTAAATGTCATGACTAA
- the phnD gene encoding phosphate/phosphite/phosphonate ABC transporter substrate-binding protein produces MLYLILGDIMKKYFLSIIVLILFLSGCGTDLPRVRWDVLEPVPQEKRETTALRVAVSSMTSPRETYFLYQEMIEELGRELGMPVVFIQKASYKEVNDLLRDKQVDIAFICSYAYVMGKKEFGLELLAVPRINGKNTYQGYIIVRKDGNINSFSDLKDKRFAFTDPMSFTGYFYPLALLRQQHTDPARFFAETYFMGSHDNAIKAVAQGLVDGAAVDGLIYEYMAAKDRSIRANTSIINVSPAAGMPPLVARPGLDAKLKERIAEIMLNLHQRQDGQAILRRLQIERFEPGNDQDYEVIRKLAQQVKNNGY; encoded by the coding sequence ATGTTATACTTAATACTGGGTGATATTATGAAAAAATATTTTCTAAGTATAATTGTTTTGATACTTTTCCTGAGCGGCTGTGGAACAGACTTGCCCCGAGTTCGCTGGGATGTACTGGAGCCTGTTCCTCAGGAAAAAAGGGAGACAACCGCATTGCGAGTGGCGGTCTCTTCTATGACTTCGCCCCGGGAAACCTATTTTCTTTATCAGGAAATGATTGAAGAACTAGGCCGGGAACTGGGGATGCCGGTAGTGTTTATCCAGAAGGCTTCCTATAAGGAAGTTAATGATTTACTAAGAGATAAACAGGTTGATATTGCATTTATCTGCTCTTATGCCTATGTAATGGGAAAGAAAGAATTCGGATTGGAGTTACTGGCGGTTCCCAGAATAAATGGCAAAAATACTTACCAGGGGTATATTATAGTAAGAAAAGATGGGAATATAAACAGTTTTTCAGACCTAAAAGATAAGCGTTTTGCTTTTACCGATCCTATGTCCTTTACAGGGTATTTTTATCCATTGGCACTTTTACGACAACAACATACTGATCCCGCACGATTTTTTGCTGAAACCTATTTTATGGGCAGCCATGATAATGCCATCAAAGCAGTGGCTCAGGGCTTGGTAGACGGCGCAGCAGTAGATGGGCTAATCTATGAATATATGGCAGCCAAGGACAGGAGTATCAGGGCCAATACCAGCATTATCAATGTTTCTCCAGCGGCCGGGATGCCACCACTGGTGGCCCGGCCAGGGCTTGATGCGAAATTGAAAGAAAGAATTGCTGAAATCATGTTGAATTTGCATCAACGCCAGGACGGACAGGCAATTTTACGCAGATTACAGATTGAAAGGTTTGAGCCTGGCAATGATCAGGATTATGAGGTTATTCGAAAATTAGCCCAGCAGGTGAAAAACAATGGATATTAA
- a CDS encoding HAMP domain-containing sensor histidine kinase, producing MDIKKISLSGKIIIMIIALIFLTAVFAFFDVQMTLHKIMGQQLTQRGISIGRDLAARSADLLFTRNLYALDELLKDTRQNNQDIKYILVFDQKGNLVHSTFGRRLPAGLRNINSIRPGQEKNIVVFSSPDGLIKDIAIPILEGSAGWVRVGMTEYYLQEGLKHVSSRLLLTTGGVSFFGILMAIWLTGVVTKPLKRLVHATQEVAAGNLAIQVPVENSGDDLASLTAAFNEMVAKIRQNQLQLQQYSEELRQKEIIRQQLLAKLIAAQEEERKRIARELHDQASQSLTSLKVALRTFYQQEKEPEHLQYLAEILGMTDNVLDELRSLALELRPSVLDDLGLEEGLKFYLKQWGERHRIDVDLLIDGLDKRLPIHIETAVYRIIQEALTNIAKHAQAENVSIVVRREEKQLKVIIEDDGQGFCLDEALENNIFKKKLGLFGMQERATLLGGEFQIETEPGQGCSIYLRLPLLEGSEVND from the coding sequence ATGGATATTAAAAAAATCAGTCTGTCCGGTAAAATAATTATCATGATCATTGCCCTGATTTTTCTTACTGCTGTTTTTGCCTTTTTTGATGTGCAGATGACCCTGCATAAAATAATGGGGCAGCAATTAACCCAGCGGGGGATTTCCATCGGCAGGGACCTGGCCGCCCGCAGTGCTGATTTGCTTTTTACCCGTAATCTCTATGCTCTGGATGAGCTGTTAAAAGATACACGCCAGAATAACCAGGACATTAAGTACATTCTGGTCTTTGATCAGAAAGGTAATCTGGTACACAGCACCTTTGGCCGTCGCCTGCCGGCAGGTTTAAGGAATATAAACTCTATTCGACCAGGGCAGGAAAAAAATATCGTGGTTTTTTCCAGTCCGGACGGATTGATTAAAGACATTGCCATCCCTATTCTGGAAGGAAGCGCAGGCTGGGTAAGGGTTGGTATGACAGAATATTATCTGCAGGAAGGCCTAAAACATGTCAGCAGCCGGCTTTTGTTGACTACCGGTGGAGTGAGCTTTTTTGGGATATTAATGGCGATCTGGCTAACCGGGGTGGTTACCAAACCCTTAAAGCGCCTGGTACACGCTACCCAGGAAGTGGCAGCAGGTAATTTGGCCATTCAGGTACCGGTAGAAAACAGCGGTGATGACCTGGCCAGTCTTACTGCGGCTTTCAATGAGATGGTGGCCAAAATTCGGCAAAACCAGCTACAACTACAACAATATAGCGAGGAATTGCGCCAAAAAGAAATTATCCGTCAGCAATTACTGGCCAAACTAATTGCAGCTCAGGAAGAAGAGCGGAAACGGATCGCCCGGGAGTTACATGATCAGGCCAGTCAGAGCCTGACATCCTTGAAAGTAGCATTACGCACTTTTTATCAGCAGGAAAAAGAACCGGAACATCTTCAGTATTTGGCGGAAATTCTGGGAATGACTGATAATGTCCTGGACGAGTTGCGCTCTCTGGCGTTAGAATTGAGACCCAGCGTTCTGGATGATCTGGGACTGGAGGAAGGGCTTAAATTTTATCTTAAACAATGGGGGGAGAGACACCGGATTGATGTTGACCTGCTCATCGATGGGCTGGATAAAAGGCTACCGATTCATATAGAAACAGCTGTTTACAGAATTATCCAGGAAGCTCTGACCAATATCGCCAAACATGCACAGGCTGAAAATGTCAGTATCGTTGTTAGGCGGGAAGAAAAACAATTGAAAGTAATAATCGAAGATGATGGCCAGGGTTTTTGTCTGGATGAAGCTCTGGAAAACAATATCTTCAAGAAAAAACTAGGGCTGTTTGGTATGCAGGAAAGAGCTACACTGCTGGGGGGAGAATTTCAAATTGAGACTGAGCCGGGACAGGGGTGTAGTATATATCTCCGCTTGCCGCTGTTGGAGGGGAGCGAGGTAAATGATTAA
- a CDS encoding 4Fe-4S binding protein, whose product MPAQIDSGKCLRRYRNQACRVCLENCPGQAIQLVNGLPVVEKQGCQNCGFCRAQCPTAAASGSTWLQAPVLACQETGPVEGAINIPCLAVLTVEEILDWLEKHGEERLEIHCGDCESCACSNWRIYAEKTRQQVKDWLRATGWQERCQFKISPKEKKLGRRALFSWLSLKLLEKVEQVLKDSGENKPRPSWSNLLPRLPEAAWQRSAEILAVDPGKCDQCGVCIRVCPQQAFFSEVDGKTRRLLWQGSKCRDCHVCSGLCPVRALSWQPGSWKERIKPIILKEIPVIYCQVCGQVISSTREGKCPACIKKQNLLQEINFTFTA is encoded by the coding sequence ATGCCGGCACAAATTGATTCAGGAAAATGTTTGCGCCGATATCGCAATCAGGCTTGCCGGGTGTGTCTGGAAAACTGCCCTGGTCAGGCGATTCAGTTAGTAAATGGCTTGCCGGTGGTCGAAAAGCAGGGTTGTCAAAATTGCGGTTTCTGCCGGGCCCAGTGTCCCACCGCTGCAGCCAGCGGTTCAACCTGGCTGCAGGCCCCGGTGTTGGCCTGCCAGGAAACGGGACCTGTCGAGGGGGCTATTAATATACCCTGTCTAGCAGTGCTTACTGTCGAGGAAATTTTAGACTGGCTGGAAAAACACGGAGAAGAAAGACTGGAGATACATTGCGGCGATTGTGAAAGCTGTGCCTGCTCCAACTGGCGTATCTATGCGGAGAAAACCCGGCAGCAGGTTAAAGACTGGTTAAGGGCTACGGGCTGGCAGGAACGGTGTCAGTTTAAAATTTCACCGAAAGAGAAAAAACTGGGTCGACGGGCGCTTTTTTCCTGGCTTAGCCTGAAACTGCTGGAAAAGGTGGAACAGGTACTGAAGGACTCCGGGGAAAACAAGCCCCGTCCCAGCTGGTCCAACCTGTTACCCCGATTACCGGAAGCGGCCTGGCAACGCAGTGCGGAGATACTGGCAGTTGATCCCGGTAAATGTGATCAGTGTGGTGTTTGTATCCGGGTCTGTCCACAGCAAGCCTTTTTTAGTGAAGTGGATGGTAAAACCAGACGGCTATTGTGGCAGGGGAGTAAATGCCGGGATTGTCATGTATGTAGCGGTCTCTGTCCTGTGCGGGCGTTAAGCTGGCAGCCCGGATCATGGAAGGAGAGAATAAAACCGATAATATTAAAGGAAATACCAGTAATATACTGTCAGGTTTGCGGCCAGGTGATATCCTCGACCAGGGAAGGAAAATGCCCTGCCTGTATCAAAAAACAGAACCTGCTGCAAGAAATAAATTTCACTTTCACAGCTTAA
- a CDS encoding molybdopterin-dependent oxidoreductase yields MDINRRDFLKTSALLGGVAVLAGQAEPLTEAVAATGKPQDKYPLDNPENIIYSVCLQCNTGCGIKVKLLNGQAVKIDGNPYSPWTMYPSIKYATDIKEAAKIDGAICPKGQSGIQTVYDPYRIRRVLKRAGKRGSNKWVSIPFSQAIKEIVYGGKLFASVPGEENRVVPGLMDVWALRDPQVAKAMAADVENLWNKKMTLAEFQSKWADHLDKLIDPAHPDLGPKNNQFVFAWGRLKGGRSEFIKRFTNDGLGSINTHGHTTVCQGSLYFTGKAMSEQYAFDSKKGKVDWTGGDKFYWQADTPNSEFILFVGASPFEANYGPAQRIPKITEGLECGRLKIAVVDPRYNKAASKAWKWLPNKPGTEAAVALAMINWIISNNKYDARYLANANKAAATADGEPTWSNASWLVKIVDGKPTEFLRGSEIGLPKISKSETISGTTYDYELDPLVVWKDGQPVAVDPNSTAEAVEGELDVETTINGITVKSSFRLLKDHALSKTIDEWADICGLEPEDLIALAREFTSHGKKAAADVHRGVSQHTNGFYNVGVWMSLNLLIGNFDWKGGMIKASTYNYDGTKTGKPFDMTKNPGKIANFGISSIRHNVKYENTTIFNGYPAKRHWYTLASDVYQEIIPSIGDAYPYPVKVLFQYMGSPVYSLPGGHKNIEVLSDVNKLPLYVAFDIVVGESSMYADYIFPDLTYLERWEFHGSHPNVAQKVQPVRQPAIAPLTEKVTVFGQTMPISLETVLLAIAEEMKLPGFGTDAFGPGRHLKHQDDMYIPMLANLAFGDDATGKETVPEASAEEIAVFYAARKHLPKEVFDPQRWQALVGESWFKRIIYLLNRGGLYQDFEKAYDGEKVKNKYGKQINLYQEKTYKTKNSMTGKAFPGLPQYIRPYADALGRPINDLSEGYNLTLITYKDILHTKSRTASNYWNLAVESENYIWVNPRDAYRYGLKTGDRVKIVSASNTSGVWDLKNGQKKEMIGKVKVTEGIRDGVIAFSLGWGHWSYGSQDVTVDGKVIKGDSRRRQGVHGNAAMRLDPVINNTCISDLAGGSAVFYDTRVKLVKV; encoded by the coding sequence ATGGATATAAACAGAAGAGATTTCCTGAAAACTTCTGCTCTGCTTGGTGGGGTAGCGGTCCTGGCCGGACAAGCGGAGCCGTTGACGGAGGCCGTAGCAGCTACGGGAAAACCACAGGACAAATATCCGCTGGATAATCCGGAAAATATTATTTACTCCGTCTGCTTGCAATGCAATACCGGCTGTGGTATTAAAGTCAAGCTACTCAACGGTCAGGCAGTTAAAATCGATGGTAACCCCTACAGCCCCTGGACCATGTACCCCAGCATCAAATATGCTACCGATATTAAAGAGGCAGCAAAAATCGATGGAGCTATCTGTCCCAAGGGTCAGTCGGGTATTCAAACAGTCTATGATCCCTATCGTATTCGCCGGGTGCTCAAGCGTGCCGGCAAGCGGGGCAGCAACAAGTGGGTTTCCATTCCTTTTTCCCAGGCAATTAAAGAAATCGTCTATGGCGGTAAATTGTTCGCCAGTGTACCTGGGGAAGAAAACCGGGTAGTACCAGGCTTGATGGATGTTTGGGCCCTGCGCGACCCGCAGGTGGCGAAAGCGATGGCTGCCGATGTGGAGAACCTCTGGAACAAGAAAATGACCCTGGCGGAGTTCCAGAGCAAATGGGCCGACCATCTGGATAAACTGATCGATCCTGCTCACCCTGATCTGGGTCCAAAAAACAACCAGTTTGTCTTCGCCTGGGGCCGGCTCAAAGGGGGCCGCAGTGAATTTATCAAGCGTTTCACCAATGACGGTCTGGGCTCCATCAACACCCATGGCCATACCACCGTCTGTCAGGGTTCCCTCTACTTTACCGGCAAGGCGATGAGCGAACAGTATGCCTTTGACAGTAAAAAAGGCAAAGTGGACTGGACCGGTGGTGACAAGTTTTACTGGCAGGCTGATACCCCCAATTCGGAGTTCATCCTGTTTGTTGGGGCATCACCCTTTGAGGCCAACTACGGTCCAGCCCAGCGGATACCGAAAATCACCGAAGGCCTGGAGTGCGGGCGTTTGAAAATTGCGGTTGTGGACCCGCGTTACAATAAAGCTGCCAGCAAAGCCTGGAAATGGCTGCCCAACAAACCGGGTACCGAAGCAGCTGTTGCCCTGGCTATGATCAACTGGATTATCAGCAACAACAAGTATGATGCCAGATACCTGGCCAATGCCAACAAAGCGGCAGCCACGGCAGATGGGGAACCGACCTGGTCCAATGCCAGCTGGCTGGTGAAAATAGTGGATGGCAAGCCGACGGAATTCCTGCGGGGCTCCGAGATCGGTCTGCCCAAGATCAGCAAGAGCGAGACCATCAGCGGCACCACCTATGACTATGAACTGGATCCTCTGGTAGTCTGGAAGGATGGGCAGCCGGTAGCCGTTGATCCCAACAGCACTGCCGAGGCGGTCGAGGGCGAGCTGGATGTGGAGACCACAATCAATGGCATTACCGTCAAGAGCTCCTTCCGACTTCTGAAGGATCACGCTCTCAGCAAGACCATTGATGAGTGGGCCGATATTTGCGGACTGGAGCCGGAAGACCTGATCGCCCTGGCCCGGGAATTCACCTCTCACGGTAAAAAAGCAGCTGCCGATGTTCACCGGGGTGTTTCCCAGCACACCAATGGTTTCTATAATGTTGGAGTGTGGATGTCCCTCAACCTGCTGATCGGTAACTTTGACTGGAAGGGCGGCATGATTAAGGCTTCCACCTATAACTATGATGGGACCAAGACTGGCAAACCCTTTGACATGACCAAGAACCCTGGCAAAATCGCCAACTTTGGTATTAGCAGCATCAGGCACAATGTGAAATATGAAAATACCACCATATTCAATGGCTATCCGGCCAAGCGGCACTGGTATACCCTGGCCTCGGATGTCTATCAGGAAATCATTCCATCAATCGGTGACGCCTACCCCTATCCGGTGAAGGTGTTGTTCCAGTATATGGGTTCACCGGTTTACTCACTGCCAGGTGGGCATAAGAACATCGAAGTACTGTCGGATGTTAACAAGCTGCCTTTATATGTGGCCTTCGATATTGTTGTCGGGGAAAGCTCTATGTATGCCGACTATATCTTCCCGGATCTGACTTATCTGGAGCGCTGGGAATTCCACGGTTCCCATCCCAATGTGGCCCAGAAAGTACAGCCTGTAAGACAGCCGGCAATTGCCCCCCTGACGGAAAAAGTGACTGTGTTTGGTCAGACCATGCCCATTTCACTGGAAACGGTACTGCTGGCCATCGCTGAAGAGATGAAGCTGCCCGGTTTTGGCACCGATGCCTTTGGGCCGGGGCGCCACCTAAAACACCAGGATGATATGTATATTCCTATGCTAGCCAATTTAGCTTTCGGCGATGATGCTACCGGCAAGGAAACTGTACCTGAAGCCAGTGCTGAAGAAATCGCTGTCTTCTATGCTGCCCGCAAGCATCTGCCCAAAGAAGTTTTTGACCCGCAGCGCTGGCAGGCCCTGGTGGGAGAAAGCTGGTTCAAGCGCATTATTTATCTGCTGAACCGGGGCGGTTTGTATCAGGACTTCGAGAAGGCCTATGATGGCGAGAAAGTAAAAAATAAATATGGCAAGCAGATCAACCTTTATCAGGAAAAAACATACAAGACCAAGAACTCGATGACAGGGAAAGCCTTCCCAGGGCTACCCCAGTATATCCGGCCATATGCCGATGCGCTGGGACGGCCGATCAATGATCTCAGTGAAGGATATAACCTTACCCTGATCACCTACAAGGATATTCTCCATACCAAGAGCCGGACAGCCAGCAACTACTGGAACCTGGCGGTAGAAAGCGAAAACTATATCTGGGTTAATCCCAGGGATGCCTACCGCTATGGCCTGAAAACGGGGGATCGGGTCAAGATCGTATCCGCTTCCAATACCAGCGGGGTCTGGGACCTGAAAAACGGCCAGAAGAAAGAGATGATCGGTAAAGTCAAAGTAACGGAAGGCATCCGCGATGGAGTTATCGCCTTCAGTCTGGGCTGGGGCCACTGGTCCTACGGCTCACAGGATGTCACCGTTGATGGTAAAGTAATCAAGGGCGACAGCCGCCGCCGTCAGGGTGTCCATGGCAATGCCGCCATGAGGTTGGACCCGGTAATTAACAATACCTGTATCAGCGACCTCGCCGGAGGCTCTGCGGTATTCTACGACACCAGAGTCAAACTGGTCAAGGTTTAA
- a CDS encoding 4Fe-4S dicluster domain-containing protein, whose protein sequence is MSSSVSGDKLLIMQEDVKRALARPLSQRQWAMVIDLKKCAGCHACTIACIAENVLPPHVIYRPVLEQESGVFPNVKKQFIPRPCMHCDKPPCVPACPVGATFKQADKVVAVNYEKCIGCGRCVTACPYSARALDDGSFYTEGTPAVQGYEKRPNFEYNQQWKRDSAFAAPKGRARKCTFCIHRVSQGLLPACTVTCVGRATYFGDLADPNALVSKLLKQRKYMRLLENKGTNPRVYYLL, encoded by the coding sequence ATGAGCTCAAGCGTAAGCGGTGACAAACTGCTGATAATGCAGGAAGATGTGAAGCGAGCGCTGGCCAGGCCCCTGAGTCAGCGGCAGTGGGCAATGGTAATTGATTTAAAAAAATGCGCTGGCTGCCACGCTTGTACCATCGCCTGTATTGCGGAAAACGTGCTTCCGCCCCATGTCATCTATCGGCCCGTGCTTGAACAGGAAAGCGGGGTATTTCCCAATGTTAAGAAACAATTTATTCCTAGGCCTTGTATGCATTGCGATAAACCACCCTGTGTGCCGGCCTGCCCTGTGGGGGCGACTTTTAAGCAGGCGGATAAAGTGGTGGCGGTAAACTATGAAAAATGCATCGGCTGTGGCCGCTGTGTAACTGCCTGCCCCTATTCTGCCCGTGCTCTCGATGATGGCAGTTTCTATACCGAAGGCACACCTGCCGTCCAGGGCTATGAAAAACGGCCCAATTTCGAGTACAACCAGCAGTGGAAAAGGGACAGCGCCTTTGCCGCCCCTAAAGGCAGAGCCAGAAAATGCACCTTCTGCATCCATCGCGTAAGCCAGGGCTTATTGCCGGCCTGTACTGTCACCTGTGTTGGCCGGGCCACCTACTTTGGCGATCTGGCTGACCCCAATGCTCTTGTTAGCAAACTGCTGAAGCAGCGCAAATATATGCGCCTGTTAGAGAATAAAGGAACAAATCCCCGCGTCTATTATTTGCTGTAA
- a CDS encoding response regulator, which translates to MIKILLVDDHAVLRSGLKMLIGAQKDMLVVGEAATAEEALDLALTLDFDLALVDLSMPGMGGIALVEQLSKLNPACRVLVLTMHEDEGYVKRVLQAGAHGYLLKKAADIELLSAIRSVYEGKIFVDPAIAGFLLKELAGRKPEKERKDPLLTEREREVLALIARGYTNKEIADQLFISVKTVEVYKAKLKEKLRAKGRSELVRAARELGISP; encoded by the coding sequence ATGATTAAAATTTTACTGGTAGATGATCATGCTGTATTGCGCTCGGGTTTAAAAATGTTAATTGGAGCTCAAAAGGATATGCTAGTAGTTGGTGAAGCAGCTACGGCAGAAGAAGCTCTGGATTTGGCCTTAACCCTGGATTTTGATCTAGCCCTGGTTGATTTGAGCATGCCAGGTATGGGCGGGATTGCGCTGGTAGAGCAGTTGTCGAAGTTGAATCCTGCGTGCCGGGTGCTTGTCCTGACTATGCATGAAGATGAAGGGTATGTAAAGAGGGTGTTACAGGCCGGAGCTCATGGCTATCTGCTGAAAAAGGCAGCTGATATTGAGCTGCTTTCAGCTATTCGCAGTGTTTATGAAGGCAAAATTTTTGTTGATCCGGCTATTGCTGGGTTTTTGCTGAAAGAACTAGCGGGTCGCAAACCGGAGAAAGAACGGAAAGATCCTCTTTTAACCGAACGGGAAAGAGAAGTCCTGGCTTTGATCGCCCGGGGCTATACCAACAAAGAAATTGCCGACCAGCTTTTCATCAGTGTAAAAACAGTGGAAGTATATAAAGCTAAACTGAAAGAAAAACTGCGGGCAAAAGGGCGGTCTGAACTGGTTCGCGCAGCCCGGGAACTGGGGATTAGCCCTTGA
- a CDS encoding ABC transporter permease, with translation MRDSFERVARINLLFYLFFVAALLGAIAFNIRPAALVQAFLSPEVLFAVRLSLLTATTTTIISLVLALPAAYFLARRQFPGRSLLETFLDLPLVLPPIVGGVALLLFFRSPLGRWLEGMGLSPVFTAGGVILAQFTVVATYALRLLKTTFETIDPRLEQVARTLGCNSGQVFRRVTLPLARPGILATTVITWARALGEFGATVTFAGATRFKTEVLPTAIYLSLSSVDIDQTVALALILIFLALLALWLLRLAAGIGRENSD, from the coding sequence TTGAGAGACAGCTTTGAGCGAGTAGCCAGAATTAATCTGCTGTTCTACCTCTTTTTTGTGGCTGCCTTGCTGGGGGCGATTGCCTTCAATATCCGGCCGGCAGCCCTGGTTCAGGCTTTTCTTTCCCCTGAAGTGCTGTTCGCCGTTCGCCTCAGTTTGCTGACAGCTACAACTACCACCATCATAAGCCTGGTTCTGGCTTTGCCTGCAGCTTATTTTCTGGCTCGCCGGCAATTTCCCGGCCGTAGCTTGCTGGAAACATTTCTGGATCTGCCCCTGGTACTACCTCCCATTGTGGGAGGTGTTGCCCTGCTTCTCTTCTTCCGTAGCCCCCTGGGGCGATGGCTGGAGGGCATGGGCCTTTCCCCGGTTTTTACTGCTGGAGGTGTCATTCTGGCCCAGTTTACGGTGGTAGCAACCTACGCCTTGCGCTTATTGAAAACCACCTTTGAGACTATCGATCCTCGTCTGGAACAGGTGGCCCGTACCCTGGGCTGTAATAGCGGGCAGGTTTTCCGGCGGGTAACCCTGCCCCTGGCCCGGCCGGGCATCCTGGCCACCACTGTGATCACCTGGGCCAGAGCCCTGGGGGAATTCGGGGCTACTGTTACCTTTGCCGGTGCTACCCGGTTTAAGACGGAAGTTTTGCCTACCGCTATTTATCTCAGTCTATCTTCAGTGGATATAGATCAAACAGTGGCACTGGCCCTGATTCTAATCTTCCTGGCGCTTCTGGCCCTCTGGTTGTTGCGACTGGCAGCCGGGATAGGGAGGGAAAACAGTGATTAG
- the modA gene encoding molybdate ABC transporter substrate-binding protein, giving the protein MQSRKTVLLLVFMLLAGILTGCTTAQKAKEPLTIFAGSAVKPPLEEVVQAFTARTGIPVQASYGGSGTMLSQMLLAQKGDLYIPGSHDFMDIAETKQAVKPESRKIVAYLVPAIVVPKGNPKGIKTLADLARPGVKVGIAEPKTVCLGLYAKDIFAKNGLTAAIEKNIVVTPKSCEDTATVAALNQVDAVIGWTVFDNWNPEKLEVIPLPKEQLVKIGNIPVAISRFSQQPETAQKFIDFLTSERGKEIFRKHGYAVDEKEVKF; this is encoded by the coding sequence ATGCAATCAAGAAAAACCGTTTTGCTCCTGGTGTTCATGTTACTGGCCGGCATCCTAACTGGCTGTACCACAGCTCAAAAGGCAAAAGAGCCCCTGACCATTTTTGCCGGCTCAGCGGTAAAACCGCCCCTGGAAGAAGTGGTCCAGGCCTTTACTGCCCGGACCGGTATCCCGGTGCAGGCCAGTTATGGTGGTTCTGGTACCATGTTATCCCAGATGTTGCTGGCCCAAAAGGGTGACCTTTACATCCCGGGCTCCCATGATTTTATGGATATAGCAGAAACCAAACAGGCAGTCAAACCGGAAAGCAGAAAAATTGTCGCCTACCTGGTTCCAGCTATTGTAGTGCCCAAAGGCAACCCCAAAGGCATCAAGACCCTGGCGGACCTGGCCCGGCCGGGTGTGAAAGTGGGCATTGCCGAACCGAAAACCGTCTGTTTAGGCCTTTATGCTAAGGATATTTTTGCCAAAAACGGGCTGACGGCTGCGATCGAAAAAAACATCGTCGTTACTCCTAAAAGCTGTGAGGATACCGCAACGGTTGCTGCTTTAAACCAGGTAGATGCAGTTATCGGCTGGACGGTATTTGATAACTGGAATCCCGAGAAACTGGAAGTAATTCCCCTGCCAAAAGAACAGCTGGTCAAGATCGGCAATATTCCGGTGGCCATCAGCCGCTTCAGCCAGCAGCCGGAAACAGCACAGAAATTTATTGATTTCCTCACCTCAGAACGGGGAAAGGAAATCTTCCGAAAACATGGTTATGCGGTAGATGAGAAGGAAGTGAAATTTTGA